One part of the Halobacteria archaeon AArc-dxtr1 genome encodes these proteins:
- a CDS encoding pyridoxal phosphate-dependent aminotransferase, which translates to MEYETPLFFHVIRYAARTERDVVGMVSGNPDWDPPEALREGLREYADFDPDRFQYPPTVGLRPLREEIAARRGVDVSQVLITNGAGEANYLAMAAAIERDDADEVILTDPVYPYYPGKTSLLGGGQTFVPVGEDGHLDPEGVREAASEETAAIVVNSPNNPTGAVYPESTVRELVAVAEEYDAILISDEVYDHYDLSGTFSSALAVDSDHRIVTNSFSKSLAITGFRVGYAIVPPKLTDRVRSRHMLVNVAGSRPAQYAVLKALRETGPDYYERNRRRLRDRVATFTDALDEAGAEYRRPAGGFYVLARFDGYPGTLENAERLIDEAGVAGMPGEAFGTAREDWFRFALVTPQVEEAAARLASHFG; encoded by the coding sequence ATGGAGTACGAGACGCCGCTTTTCTTCCACGTGATCCGGTACGCGGCTCGCACGGAGCGCGACGTCGTCGGCATGGTCAGCGGCAACCCCGACTGGGACCCACCAGAGGCGCTGCGGGAAGGGCTTCGCGAGTACGCCGACTTCGATCCCGACCGGTTTCAGTATCCGCCGACCGTCGGGCTGCGCCCGCTTCGCGAGGAGATCGCCGCCCGACGTGGCGTCGACGTCTCGCAGGTGCTCATCACCAACGGCGCCGGCGAGGCGAACTACCTCGCGATGGCCGCCGCGATAGAACGCGACGACGCCGACGAAGTGATCCTCACCGATCCAGTCTATCCCTACTACCCCGGCAAAACGAGCCTGCTCGGCGGCGGCCAGACGTTCGTTCCGGTCGGTGAGGACGGACATCTCGACCCCGAGGGGGTCCGTGAGGCGGCGAGCGAGGAGACCGCCGCGATCGTCGTCAACTCGCCGAACAACCCGACGGGTGCGGTCTACCCCGAGTCGACCGTCCGCGAGCTCGTCGCCGTCGCCGAGGAGTACGACGCGATCCTGATAAGCGACGAGGTCTACGACCACTACGATCTCTCGGGGACGTTTTCGAGCGCGCTCGCGGTCGACTCTGACCACCGGATCGTCACCAACTCGTTCTCGAAGTCACTCGCGATCACCGGCTTCCGGGTGGGCTACGCGATCGTTCCACCGAAACTCACAGATCGCGTCCGGAGCCGACACATGCTCGTCAACGTCGCCGGCAGCCGGCCCGCCCAGTACGCCGTTCTCAAAGCGTTGCGCGAGACCGGCCCCGACTACTACGAGCGCAACCGCCGCCGGCTTCGCGATCGCGTGGCGACCTTCACGGACGCCCTCGACGAGGCGGGTGCGGAATACAGGCGTCCAGCGGGCGGCTTCTACGTCCTCGCGCGGTTCGACGGCTACCCCGGCACGCTCGAAAACGCAGAGCGACTGATCGACGAGGCCGGCGTCGCGGGGATGCCCGGCGAGGCGTTCGGCACTGCCCGCGAGGACTGGTTCCGATTCGCGCTCGTGACGCCCCAGGTCGAGGAGGCCGCCGCGCGACTGGCGTCACACTTCGGCTGA
- a CDS encoding CinA family protein, translating into MNDDIDRELPMQVADVLRARGETVSVAESCTGGLIGAAITAVPGASDYFEAGLTTYAYDAKRRHLGVSREALDEHGAVSEPVAREMACGVRDVTDVTWGIATTGVAGPTGGDKETPVGTVYVGVAYAGPWGAETSASWVSRYVFDGDRAAVRAQTVDQALSDLLSAVERRQP; encoded by the coding sequence ATGAACGACGATATCGACCGCGAACTCCCGATGCAGGTCGCGGACGTGTTGCGGGCGCGCGGGGAGACGGTCTCGGTCGCCGAGTCCTGTACGGGCGGGCTGATCGGCGCCGCGATCACGGCGGTGCCAGGCGCCAGCGACTACTTCGAGGCCGGACTGACGACCTACGCCTACGACGCCAAGCGCCGCCACCTGGGCGTCAGCCGCGAGGCCCTAGACGAACACGGCGCGGTCTCAGAGCCCGTGGCCCGCGAGATGGCCTGCGGTGTTCGCGACGTGACCGACGTCACCTGGGGAATCGCGACGACGGGCGTCGCGGGACCGACCGGCGGGGACAAGGAAACCCCAGTGGGGACCGTCTACGTCGGCGTCGCCTACGCCGGCCCCTGGGGGGCTGAAACCTCTGCGAGCTGGGTCAGCCGGTACGTCTTCGACGGCGATCGCGCTGCAGTTCGAGCACAGACGGTCGACCAGGCACTCTCGGATCTGCTCTCTGCGGTCGAGCGGCGACAGCCGTGA
- a CDS encoding metal-dependent hydrolase, producing the protein MNKKGHVLNAVLLSIGLGYLLEPAGTEETFMTIIAIGIPVTLGALFPDVDTEFGKHRKTLHNLPVLIGFMAFPYVFGNLEYVWIGVLTHYVLDIAGSKRGIALFYPIWKKEFGLPIGVAVKSRMADAMTVIITVLELAVIAVVLYWFPDVSLELGEQFVGL; encoded by the coding sequence ATGAACAAGAAGGGGCACGTGCTAAACGCCGTGTTGTTGAGCATCGGACTGGGCTACCTGCTGGAGCCAGCAGGGACCGAAGAGACGTTCATGACGATCATCGCGATCGGGATTCCGGTCACGCTCGGTGCGCTGTTTCCGGACGTCGACACCGAGTTCGGCAAACACCGCAAGACGTTACACAACCTGCCGGTGTTGATCGGGTTCATGGCCTTCCCGTACGTCTTCGGGAACCTGGAGTACGTCTGGATCGGCGTTCTGACTCACTACGTCCTCGACATCGCAGGAAGTAAGCGGGGCATCGCGCTCTTCTATCCGATCTGGAAGAAGGAGTTCGGCTTACCGATCGGCGTCGCCGTCAAAAGTCGTATGGCTGACGCCATGACGGTCATCATCACTGTCCTGGAGCTGGCGGTCATCGCCGTTGTCCTCTACTGGTTCCCGGACGTGAGTCTCGAACTCGGGGAGCAGTTCGTGGGGCTGTAA
- a CDS encoding YIP1 family protein: MTSLSEVYEGNAREISSLRRLYAGTALVLVGAILAVVALLTATTEPVSGLFDDHFAAVRMAGVLAGIGVPAALVGLFIVLPASKRVKAAAAIGASLCLLGVALFWHAYPHHWRGYGDDLTLHVSAVYLLGLFTAIWCLFTAVVNFKTRNDPGGALEMNVTRQGRTKVVEVEDKSSLGGIGLLGAMPDGDVETQTNDGTPEPTSDGGSDAQELSSPLDEETRSPDAPSAQAATPGDGTGSAGGTQTAATAHDTAPESSATQDDAASRTRDRYCGSCQHFQYVRTSSGMVPYCGDTDEAMEDMDACEEWTPNVE; this comes from the coding sequence ATGACTAGCCTGTCGGAGGTCTACGAGGGGAATGCACGCGAGATATCGAGCCTCCGCCGGCTGTACGCCGGGACGGCGCTCGTCCTAGTTGGTGCCATACTCGCCGTCGTCGCGTTGCTGACCGCCACGACCGAGCCCGTCTCGGGACTGTTCGACGACCACTTCGCCGCGGTCAGAATGGCCGGCGTCCTCGCCGGGATCGGCGTTCCCGCTGCGCTGGTCGGCCTCTTCATCGTTCTGCCAGCCTCGAAGCGGGTCAAGGCCGCTGCCGCGATCGGGGCGAGCCTCTGTCTGCTTGGCGTCGCCCTCTTCTGGCACGCCTACCCACACCACTGGCGCGGATACGGTGACGATCTCACCCTACACGTCTCCGCTGTGTATCTGCTCGGACTGTTCACCGCGATCTGGTGTCTGTTCACCGCCGTCGTCAACTTCAAGACCCGAAACGATCCTGGGGGCGCCCTCGAGATGAACGTCACTCGTCAGGGGCGAACGAAGGTCGTCGAGGTCGAGGACAAGAGCAGTCTCGGCGGTATCGGCCTCCTCGGTGCGATGCCCGACGGTGATGTCGAGACGCAGACCAACGACGGTACTCCCGAGCCGACCAGCGACGGGGGCTCCGACGCCCAGGAACTCTCCTCGCCACTCGACGAGGAGACCCGGTCTCCGGACGCACCATCCGCACAGGCAGCCACGCCGGGCGACGGTACGGGATCGGCCGGTGGCACGCAAACTGCCGCCACCGCACACGACACCGCCCCAGAGTCGTCGGCTACCCAGGACGACGCTGCGTCCCGAACGCGCGATCGATACTGCGGTAGCTGCCAGCACTTCCAGTACGTTCGAACCAGTTCCGGGATGGTTCCCTACTGCGGAGACACAGACGAGGCGATGGAGGATATGGACGCCTGCGAGGAGTGGACGCCGAACGTGGAGTAG
- a CDS encoding DUF5789 family protein produces MSDDADEEPAVTLGEETPVEGAPLARVTSRLSWPIERSEIDRLEGDSVVRTPDGPRELASILAELDETYFERHQEFESHVQDIVGTGPVRTAE; encoded by the coding sequence ATGAGCGACGATGCGGACGAGGAGCCGGCAGTCACACTCGGTGAGGAGACGCCGGTCGAAGGGGCACCGCTCGCCCGGGTGACCTCCCGTCTCTCCTGGCCGATCGAAAGAAGCGAAATCGACCGTCTGGAAGGCGATAGCGTCGTCCGAACGCCCGATGGCCCACGGGAGTTGGCCTCGATTCTCGCGGAGCTAGACGAGACCTACTTCGAGCGCCACCAGGAGTTCGAATCACACGTCCAGGACATCGTCGGGACAGGACCCGTCCGGACGGCCGAGTAA
- a CDS encoding CPBP family glutamic-type intramembrane protease, with protein MATEAGSSARWIRDQLDRLTWVQKSLLVGAVLTVLWMRYVPAALTGRVLVDGVILIGGPLTLGLTHGRHIGWNINRVAVRNAVLLSLFVLPFYIVGSTLPTIRAFYPMWETSAAPAEFVPHAVQLFVLALAAETYYRGLLCVGVRDLGFVAVFISPVVYMIHHAGKPPIEFLLSGPTDVLFGAVDYQSNSILPSVIAHGAGLVLLDWLVLHDPLFDPRPALEALSWLPIPL; from the coding sequence GTGGCGACCGAGGCGGGGTCGAGCGCCCGCTGGATTCGGGATCAGCTAGACCGTCTCACGTGGGTTCAGAAGTCTCTGCTCGTTGGTGCCGTCCTGACGGTACTGTGGATGCGATACGTCCCGGCAGCGCTAACCGGTCGCGTCCTCGTCGACGGCGTGATTCTGATCGGCGGCCCGCTTACGCTGGGACTCACGCACGGTCGGCACATCGGCTGGAATATCAACCGGGTTGCGGTTCGAAACGCCGTCTTACTCTCGCTGTTCGTCCTCCCATTTTACATCGTGGGCTCGACGCTACCGACGATCAGGGCGTTCTACCCGATGTGGGAAACCTCGGCCGCGCCAGCGGAGTTCGTCCCCCACGCAGTGCAACTGTTCGTCCTCGCACTCGCCGCCGAGACCTACTACCGGGGGCTACTCTGTGTCGGCGTCAGAGATCTGGGCTTCGTCGCGGTGTTCATCAGTCCCGTCGTTTACATGATCCACCACGCCGGTAAACCCCCGATCGAGTTCCTGCTCTCGGGGCCGACTGACGTACTCTTCGGTGCGGTCGACTACCAGTCGAACTCGATTCTCCCCTCGGTGATCGCCCACGGTGCGGGCCTCGTGTTACTCGACTGGCTCGTATTGCACGATCCGCTGTTCGATCCGAGGCCCGCACTCGAAGCGCTCTCGTGGCTCCCGATTCCGCTGTGA
- a CDS encoding DUF302 domain-containing protein → MSLPIDPTQIDPDDYGEHRAVLEMDHQEAIEHCREVFTAAGFGVPVEFSPSELLNEKVDANRDPYYVLGACNPEMADRVLDVTRQMGGLFPCNVVIWEEAPGRQVVYHLSIMKIARLLGIAPDDESWQEIVDETSAMVADAYANLERDDDPAH, encoded by the coding sequence ATGTCACTGCCAATCGATCCGACGCAGATCGACCCCGACGATTACGGCGAGCACCGCGCCGTCCTCGAGATGGACCACCAGGAAGCGATCGAACACTGCCGTGAGGTGTTCACGGCCGCCGGCTTCGGCGTCCCCGTCGAATTCTCGCCCTCGGAGCTGTTAAACGAGAAGGTAGACGCGAACCGCGATCCCTACTACGTTCTCGGCGCCTGCAACCCCGAGATGGCCGACCGAGTCCTCGATGTGACGAGGCAGATGGGCGGACTCTTTCCCTGCAACGTCGTCATCTGGGAGGAAGCGCCGGGTCGACAGGTCGTCTACCACCTCTCGATCATGAAGATCGCACGCCTGCTCGGGATCGCCCCGGACGACGAGAGCTGGCAAGAGATCGTCGACGAGACGAGTGCGATGGTCGCTGACGCCTACGCGAATCTGGAGCGAGACGACGATCCAGCCCATTGA
- a CDS encoding transposase has product MAKQVVTRTYTASIRNQSQVSDDLDALGFAASKLWNVGRWTISRVWDEIGYIPEHDELTAYLKSHERYDDLHSQSSQRVLQELAEAFDGWYGKRRNGDVRANPPGYRKRDDDHPRSTVTFKAAGFKPDTQYDRVRLSKGSNLKDYWSDFILCEYQTRPDVDLSTVENVQQVRAVWNGEEWELHFVCKVEIEVSEAPGEKTVGVDLGINNFAALAYEDGHAELYPLNCLKEDDYYFSKRIARCDDSDSKQANRLNRKKSTRRTHYFHTLSKHIVERCVDEGVGTIVVGDLSGIREDEENGEAKNWGKHGNLDLHSWAFDRFTDLLEYKAEMEGITVEEVSERDTSKSCSCCGRKRDANRVERGLYVCDECDTVANADVNGAENIRQKVSPSPATDGGDRSNGWLAQPSTFLFDSESGCFAPREQATS; this is encoded by the coding sequence ATGGCGAAACAGGTCGTCACCCGCACCTACACTGCTTCCATTCGGAATCAGTCACAGGTGTCTGACGACCTTGACGCCCTCGGGTTCGCCGCCTCGAAACTCTGGAACGTCGGACGGTGGACAATCAGTCGTGTCTGGGATGAAATCGGCTACATTCCGGAACACGACGAACTCACCGCGTACCTCAAGAGCCACGAACGCTACGATGACCTGCATTCTCAGTCAAGTCAGCGAGTCCTTCAAGAACTCGCTGAGGCGTTCGACGGCTGGTACGGTAAACGGCGTAACGGAGACGTGAGAGCGAACCCGCCCGGCTACCGCAAACGCGACGACGACCACCCGCGTAGCACGGTCACGTTCAAAGCCGCTGGCTTCAAACCCGATACCCAGTACGACCGCGTTCGGCTCTCAAAAGGGTCGAACCTCAAGGACTACTGGTCGGACTTCATCCTCTGCGAGTACCAGACTCGTCCCGATGTTGACCTCTCCACCGTGGAGAACGTCCAACAAGTTCGGGCGGTCTGGAACGGCGAGGAGTGGGAGTTGCACTTCGTGTGCAAGGTCGAGATAGAGGTGTCCGAAGCCCCCGGTGAGAAGACGGTGGGTGTTGACCTCGGGATCAACAATTTCGCCGCTCTCGCCTACGAAGACGGTCACGCCGAGTTGTACCCGCTGAACTGCCTGAAGGAGGACGACTACTACTTCAGCAAGCGTATCGCCCGATGTGACGACTCGGACTCCAAGCAAGCGAATCGGTTGAACCGGAAGAAGTCGACTCGCCGCACCCACTACTTCCACACGCTCTCGAAACACATCGTTGAACGATGTGTGGACGAGGGTGTCGGAACGATTGTGGTTGGCGACCTCTCTGGTATCCGTGAGGACGAGGAGAACGGGGAGGCGAAAAACTGGGGCAAGCACGGAAACCTCGACCTCCACTCGTGGGCGTTCGACCGCTTCACAGACCTGCTCGAATACAAGGCAGAGATGGAGGGAATCACGGTCGAAGAAGTGTCCGAGCGGGACACGTCGAAGTCGTGTTCCTGCTGTGGTCGTAAGCGTGACGCGAACCGTGTTGAACGCGGGTTGTACGTGTGCGATGAGTGTGATACGGTGGCGAACGCGGATGTGAACGGTGCTGAGAACATTCGGCAGAAAGTATCTCCGAGTCCCGCCACGGATGGCGGTGATAGGAGTAACGGCTGGTTGGCACAGCCATCGACGTTCCTGTTCGATTCAGAGAGCGGATGCTTCGCACCGCGAGAACAGGCTACGTCGTAA
- a CDS encoding AI-2E family transporter, with amino-acid sequence MDVRTGFFALLLILLGMIAALMIAPLLQYVLAAGLLAFVLYPLQQRLEPRLGPRISALVLTGLAVVFAVVPLLVFSVIILDTVISFLNDFDENAAVDAVYDLAYQFGADEATIDAMESELLSEVEGSLSSAVEFALFELIGLVNTTIQMALGLMVLLFLLYYLLVDGAEFVAWLGAVAPLEGRIQERLADEVEVVTWAVIYSHVLVAVVEGILGGLGLWLLGVPNVAFWTIVMIVVSFLPAIGIWLVWGPAVAYLAVVGNPLEAVVLLLYGIAVLSVVDNYLRAIFVDRGSGLHPAVVLVGVIGGIYLLGILGLFLGPILLAVFKAGLNVFGETYGDEGSESRPSASDGSSPSDSGSDPPAPSDVSSTADAVE; translated from the coding sequence ATGGACGTCCGAACGGGCTTTTTCGCCCTCCTCTTGATCCTCCTGGGGATGATTGCAGCCCTGATGATCGCCCCGCTGTTGCAGTACGTGCTGGCGGCGGGACTGCTCGCGTTCGTCCTCTACCCCCTCCAGCAACGGCTCGAACCCAGACTCGGTCCGCGCATCTCGGCGCTCGTCCTGACGGGACTCGCCGTCGTCTTCGCAGTCGTCCCGCTGCTCGTCTTTTCGGTGATCATCCTCGATACGGTGATCTCGTTTCTGAACGACTTCGACGAGAACGCAGCCGTCGACGCGGTGTACGATCTGGCGTACCAGTTCGGCGCAGACGAGGCGACGATCGACGCGATGGAGAGCGAACTCCTCTCGGAGGTCGAGGGCTCGCTCTCCTCGGCCGTCGAGTTCGCGCTGTTCGAACTCATCGGGCTGGTAAACACCACGATTCAGATGGCTCTCGGCCTCATGGTGTTGTTGTTCCTGTTGTACTATCTCCTGGTCGACGGCGCGGAGTTCGTGGCGTGGCTCGGCGCCGTCGCCCCGCTCGAAGGGCGGATTCAAGAGCGCCTCGCAGACGAAGTCGAGGTCGTCACCTGGGCGGTAATCTACAGCCACGTACTGGTGGCCGTCGTCGAAGGAATCCTGGGCGGACTCGGACTCTGGCTGCTCGGCGTGCCGAACGTGGCGTTCTGGACGATCGTAATGATCGTCGTCTCGTTCCTGCCGGCGATCGGCATCTGGCTCGTCTGGGGTCCCGCAGTCGCCTATCTTGCGGTCGTCGGAAACCCACTCGAGGCAGTCGTTCTCCTGCTGTACGGCATCGCCGTGCTCTCGGTCGTCGACAACTACCTGCGAGCGATCTTCGTCGACCGCGGCTCGGGACTGCATCCGGCGGTGGTACTGGTCGGCGTCATCGGCGGAATCTACCTGCTTGGCATCTTGGGACTCTTCCTCGGACCGATCCTGCTCGCGGTATTCAAAGCCGGGCTCAACGTGTTCGGAGAGACCTACGGTGACGAGGGGTCGGAATCGCGCCCGTCGGCGTCGGACGGCTCCTCGCCGTCGGATTCAGGTTCGGACCCCCCGGCGCCCTCCGACGTCAGCTCAACAGCCGACGCCGTAGAGTGA
- a CDS encoding Nre family DNA repair protein, translating to MRLDDYIEDLEPDAEAERRRLAKEKSYAITDHLEAFERDFEQALSGDTLVGSTAPSIFVGRSSYPDIPVGLLSPVGDESAATEYVTDASWYREGYGIDDVLQRRTGLLNSNKRANVDAPGIASRLAPSVHDTWDGFVGVQREVAIADRPVDLEIGLDGKPDLGLDTGSDVATPRGPRAAASDASLQENPHVPRPVKKTLEDDDWQAQGAMTYLYRRGFDVYEIDSILSAGALGQAENRRLVPTRWSITAVDDTIGQFLRGRIENAPSIDEVQVWVSEYMGNRYWVILAPGTWEFELVEMKAPGSIWNPDPHGDVWMASASEGYEGRSSYVEETAGAYYAARLGVLEHLESVGRQAKCLVLREVSDDYWAPVGVWQVRESVRNAFEDAPGGASDRDRGARASLAGEFGTAETFHEAVATVASQLPVSLSRLQRKSALAAGLQSNLNTFSSQ from the coding sequence ATGCGCCTCGACGACTACATCGAGGATCTAGAGCCCGACGCGGAGGCCGAGCGCCGGCGCCTCGCGAAGGAAAAGTCCTACGCGATCACCGACCACCTCGAGGCGTTCGAGCGCGACTTCGAGCAGGCGCTCTCAGGCGACACGCTGGTCGGCTCGACGGCCCCCTCGATCTTCGTCGGCCGGTCTTCCTATCCCGACATTCCGGTCGGGCTGCTCTCGCCGGTCGGCGACGAGAGCGCCGCCACTGAGTACGTCACCGACGCCAGCTGGTACCGCGAGGGGTACGGAATCGACGACGTCCTCCAGCGTCGAACCGGTCTGCTGAACTCGAACAAGCGCGCGAACGTCGACGCGCCGGGAATCGCCAGCCGGCTGGCGCCCTCGGTTCACGACACCTGGGATGGCTTCGTCGGCGTCCAGCGCGAGGTGGCGATCGCCGATCGGCCCGTCGATCTGGAGATCGGCCTCGATGGGAAACCCGATCTCGGGCTCGATACAGGCTCGGACGTGGCGACGCCCCGCGGACCGCGAGCCGCGGCGAGCGACGCCTCGCTGCAGGAGAATCCCCACGTTCCCCGTCCAGTGAAGAAGACCCTCGAAGACGACGACTGGCAGGCCCAGGGAGCGATGACCTACCTCTACCGGCGGGGGTTCGACGTCTACGAGATCGACTCGATCCTCTCGGCTGGTGCGCTCGGACAGGCCGAGAACCGTCGATTGGTTCCGACCCGGTGGTCGATCACCGCCGTCGACGACACGATCGGCCAGTTCCTCCGCGGCCGGATCGAAAACGCCCCGAGCATCGACGAGGTCCAGGTCTGGGTCTCCGAGTACATGGGAAACCGCTACTGGGTAATTCTCGCACCGGGCACCTGGGAGTTCGAACTCGTCGAGATGAAGGCGCCGGGCAGCATCTGGAATCCCGACCCACACGGTGACGTCTGGATGGCCAGCGCCTCGGAGGGCTACGAGGGACGTTCGAGCTACGTCGAGGAGACCGCAGGCGCCTACTACGCCGCTCGCCTCGGCGTCTTAGAGCACTTAGAGTCGGTCGGCAGGCAGGCAAAGTGTCTCGTTCTCCGGGAGGTGTCCGACGACTACTGGGCCCCCGTCGGCGTCTGGCAGGTTCGCGAGAGCGTCCGCAACGCCTTCGAGGACGCCCCCGGCGGTGCCAGCGACCGAGATCGCGGAGCCCGCGCCTCGCTCGCCGGCGAGTTCGGCACCGCAGAGACGTTCCACGAGGCGGTCGCGACGGTCGCCTCTCAGCTTCCGGTCTCGCTGTCTCGCCTCCAGCGCAAGTCGGCCCTCGCCGCCGGGTTACAGTCGAATCTGAACACCTTCTCGAGCCAGTAG
- a CDS encoding AIR synthase family protein produces MPGKARPSTLLEHVFDRTGAPDDAVLQGPADGEDAAAIDWPGGTLVVSSDPISLAASQVATLGVHVACNDVAVAGADPRWLTVVALLPEATDDAVTQITRDLDVAARDVGVAIVGGHTESVDALSRPLLSLTAMGATDRFVPTGGAEPGDRLLLTKGAGLEGTAILATDFGDALDVDRETRDRAETFLEEVSVVPDARIVREHATAMHDPTEGGVLAGLLELARASDCRLAVEREAVPVRDATRQLCEAADVDPLRIFGSGAVLATVPESAHEACLDALSAAGIDAATIGTVEAGESALILDGEAISGPVEDDLYPLWADVDANADS; encoded by the coding sequence ATGCCGGGGAAAGCACGCCCGTCGACGCTACTCGAGCACGTCTTCGATCGAACTGGGGCGCCCGACGACGCCGTCTTGCAGGGACCGGCCGACGGCGAGGATGCAGCGGCCATCGACTGGCCCGGAGGCACCCTCGTCGTCAGCTCCGATCCGATCTCGCTTGCGGCCTCGCAGGTCGCCACCCTCGGCGTCCACGTCGCCTGCAACGACGTCGCGGTCGCTGGTGCCGACCCGCGGTGGCTCACCGTCGTCGCCCTCCTTCCCGAGGCGACCGACGACGCCGTGACGCAGATCACGCGGGACCTGGACGTTGCCGCCCGCGACGTCGGCGTCGCCATCGTCGGCGGCCACACCGAGTCCGTCGACGCCCTCTCGCGGCCGCTGCTCTCGCTGACCGCGATGGGCGCCACGGACAGATTCGTCCCGACCGGCGGCGCCGAGCCTGGCGACCGCCTGCTCCTGACGAAGGGCGCCGGTCTGGAGGGGACGGCGATCCTCGCAACCGACTTCGGCGACGCGCTCGATGTCGACCGCGAGACGCGCGATCGGGCCGAAACCTTCCTCGAGGAGGTCAGTGTCGTTCCCGACGCTCGCATCGTCCGCGAGCACGCGACCGCTATGCACGACCCGACGGAAGGCGGCGTTCTCGCTGGATTGCTCGAACTCGCCCGCGCCTCCGACTGTCGTCTCGCGGTCGAGCGCGAAGCCGTCCCCGTTCGCGACGCGACCCGGCAACTCTGCGAGGCGGCGGACGTCGACCCGCTTCGCATCTTCGGCTCCGGTGCCGTACTCGCCACTGTTCCCGAATCCGCCCACGAGGCGTGCCTTGACGCGCTCTCAGCGGCCGGAATCGACGCTGCGACGATCGGCACCGTCGAGGCCGGCGAGTCTGCACTGATCCTCGATGGCGAGGCGATTTCCGGCCCGGTCGAGGACGATCTCTACCCCCTCTGGGCCGATGTCGATGCAAACGCCGACTCGTAA